Within Fimbriiglobus ruber, the genomic segment TGCGACTGGTAATATTCTGCCTTGCGGATCTTAATTCTTTCTCGATTCTTTTCTCGCCATTTTTTGTAATATGCAGCGCGGCCTTCTCGGTTCGCATCAGTGTATGCCTTGCGCTTCTGCTTTAGTCGTTCCGCGTTGATCGATCGATAACGGGCTGATTTCTTGTTGTCGCATTCAGCACAGTGGCTGCATAATCTATCTTTTGCTCGTATGTTTCTGTAAAAAGATGCTAGCGGTTTAAAATCGCCGCAACGGGTGCAAGTCTTGACCATAATAAATCCAGTCTACTCATCTGATTTAAGTAAGGAGTCTATTTCATGTATCATATTTTTTCAACGATGGCCAATTCGACCAAGTACATCAAGTACCGCCAAGCTCCTCAGAAAGACCTCAATATCGCCGAACGGTCCGTCCTCATCAAGGGCGGCTCCGGCATGCACCAGAAGCATCTGGGCACTCCCCTCGGCGTTCACACCGCCGTTTCCGACGAGGACATGGACTGGCTGAAGGACGACTTGCACTTTAAACAGCACATGACCAAAGGGTACATCACCGTCCGCAAGGCCGAGGTGAATCCGGAAGTAGCGGCGGCGGAGATGATCACCCACGATCCCAAGACCGACGCCTGTCCGGTCATCCCCCAGGACTTCAAGGACGACGACAAAAAGGAAACCATCAAACCGATGGCGAACAAGAAGAAGGCCGCGTAAACGGAGGTTCCGGTGGGCTGCATCCAGTACAACGATTCGGCCTTCCGGTCACTCTTCCCGGCGTACGCCAACACGGTCCTCTACCCGGCCGCGATGGTCCAGGCGTTCTGGGACACGGCGACGGCTTACGTCAGCAACCGTAAGGGCGGATGCTACACCGGCGGGATGACCGTCGCCCAGCAGACCCTGGCCCTCAACCAGATGACGGCCCACCTCCTCTACCTCAACGGTCAGATTGCGGCGGGAAACACTCCCGGCGTGATGACTGGTGCGACGATCGACAAGATCAGCATCACCCTGGAGCCACCGCCAGCACCGAACGCGTGGCAGTATTGGTTGCAATCCAGCCCCTACGGGCAGCAGCTGCTCGCGCTGTTACAGGTGGTTTCGGCGGGCGGCTTCTACGTCACGACGAGTGTTCCGGGGCAAGCCGGGTTCCGGTTCGGGAACGGCTGGTAATGGAAGTCAAGCGCGGCAACCCCAAGGCGTTCGAGACGCTGGCCGCGAAACTGAAAGAACTCTCGGGAATCGAAACGAAAGTCGGATGGTTCCCCTCAGCAACCTACGAGGACGGAACGCCTGTCGCCCTTGTGGCATCCGTTCAGGAATTCGGTCACGGTCCGATCCCACCCCGCCCGTTCTTCCGGCCGACGATCGCTGCGGAAGAAAACAACTGGAAACAGTACGCCGCTCAGGGTGCGAAAGCTGTCCTGAAGGGTTCACTCACAGCGTTCGCAGTGATGGACGGCCTCGGGGAACGAGCCCAGGAGGACGTGAAAGAAACGATCAACCAGATCACGTCCCCACCACTTTCACCGATCACCCTGGAACTCCGCGCCATGAAGCACAAGAACCCCGGACTGAAAATCACCGGCGCGACCGTCGGCGAAGCCGCCGCGCGCGTTCGCCAACCTGGCTACCAACTCGCCAGCGGAACGCCCGATAAGCCACTTGTGGACACCAAAAACTTAATTACAACCCTGACGCACACGACCGAAGCGAAATGACCGTCCCAGGGCTCAACATCCTCGCGATGGCCTTCCGCGTCCTCGGGAAGCAGTGT encodes:
- a CDS encoding DUF4054 domain-containing protein, with translation MGCIQYNDSAFRSLFPAYANTVLYPAAMVQAFWDTATAYVSNRKGGCYTGGMTVAQQTLALNQMTAHLLYLNGQIAAGNTPGVMTGATIDKISITLEPPPAPNAWQYWLQSSPYGQQLLALLQVVSAGGFYVTTSVPGQAGFRFGNGW